A genomic stretch from Arachis stenosperma cultivar V10309 chromosome 3, arast.V10309.gnm1.PFL2, whole genome shotgun sequence includes:
- the LOC130968539 gene encoding uncharacterized protein LOC130968539 isoform X3, whose protein sequence is MGVGVVSSLIFQLVKLFIIGSVVTLQGSKGSVISPSPAFAPVIHPRGETLGPIHHGHWRSNAPSSPVDPDGFLLSPNPASLPMNPSPRTISPSSPEVSNGSFLPTPVSSPIPPHKIKGIEPSISPSSSPTTIALSPPNEAAPISATGQGNAPPLQSIQPSPPQRKAPPIRPPESSPISRAQPPNNSPASQPIEHGSFPPVVENRNASKSHTPNPISPVPSTNLPTSSPVSQPVENGSFPPNIHTEGAKKGHSLKPVAPAPLPVILPKISPSQPPEHGSLPPTINESNSSESHKQDPVSQAPVALSPATLPENSPNVHNRTVNKGLAHSPTAEPASPNSFASPPSKMENYQPVGRPVLPKVTPSISPAQVTPPKSAYPINPPPFHPVIPAVSPSKLLAPVVSPTLTPSRKSDWKSNGKPVSAPLYKAPKPLPAIVHSPVQVPVASPPVNLPENSPVRQPIHQGSLAPVGHNKTENKGHIHTQEPASPNFLASPPWKMENNKSVGGLVFPEITPSISPAQVAPPPFHPVSPPTVSPSKLPVPVVVSPAVSVVVSPALTPSRSFDWKRRGEPVSAPLYKAPMPLPAVVHPPVQAHAVHNSRQFHHAPAPPVSPPKSASEKEYHSPASSPLTTSYKHHSRSIATSPAPTSSYSVSPPTSEHQDHQIPPPLPTTERTQHALPPANTGSTLSSPASQVSPAPSPWFIISPHPTKILFHPPKVSPLRSPAESPKKPVLPQIHTLPPPPPNEDCLSTICSEPYTNSPPGAPCRCVLPMKVGLRLGVSLYTFFPLVSELASEIAAGVFMTQSQVRIMGAEAASQDPDKTDALIFLVPIGEGFDHTTALLNSQRFWQKKVAIKSSYFGSYEVLYVIYPGLPPSPPLPPSSISSIYGGPYSNNGNNGRMIKPLGVDIQKRHHKDGLSRGIIAIIALSVFLALVLLLAAGWALFKYRHHVSQPTSTPRVSPRSVTKTQGTTESLAAGGIASASSSFRSSIAAYKGSAKTFSANDIEKASNNFNDSRILGEGGFGRVYSGIFEDGTKAAIKVLKREDHHGDREFLAEVEMLSRLHHRNLVKLIGICTEVSFRCLVYELIPNGSVESHLHGVDRENSPLDWSARIKIALGAARGLAYLHEDSSPPVIHRDFKSSNILLEDDFTPKVSDFGLARIAADEENRHISTRVMGTFGYVAPEYAMTGHLLVKSDVYSYGVVLLELLTGRKPVDMSQAPGQENLVAWARPLLTSKEGLEAIIDPSLGTDVPWDSVAKVAAIASMCVQPEVSDRPFMGEVVQALKLVSNECDEAKEAGTRNSSQEDLSLDLDNVSSQLPDHFQFQRQFSAANYTSGSDIEKGLSSFEIFSSSARFGRQDSGSFRRHSYSAPLRTGRKQQLWQVISRLSGSVSEHRTISKL, encoded by the exons ATGGGGGTGGGGGTAGTTTCGTCATTGATTTTTCAGCTGGTGAAGCTCTTCATCATTGGCTCTGTTGTGACACTGCAAGGATCCAAAG GGTCTGTTATATCCCCATCTCCGGCATTCGCTCCGGTCATTCATCCCAGAGGAGAAACACTTGGGCCTATCCATCATGGACACTGGAGAAGCAATGCACCGAGCTCCCCAGTGGATCCAGATG GGTTTCTCCTATCCCCAAATCCAGCATCTTTgcccatgaatccttcacctagAACCATTTCTCCGAGCTCTCCAGAAGTATCAAATG GGTCGTTCTTGCCTACTCCAGTTTCATCTCCTATTCCTCCTCATAAGATTAAGGGAATTGAACCATCCATATCTCCCAGTAGTAGTCCAACCACCATAGCATTATCACCACCGAACGAGGCTGCGCCTATATCGGCAACTGGTCAAGGGAATGCACCACCACTGCAATCAATACAACCAAGTCCACCTCAAAGGAAAGCACCTCCTATTAGGCCTCCTGAATCATCTCCAATTTCTAGAG CTCAACCTCCAAATAATTCGCCAGCGAGCCAACCAATCGAACACGGAAGTTTTCCCCCTGTGGTTGAGAATAGGAATGCTAGCAAGAGTCACACCCCGAATCCAATTTCACCAG TACCATCTACCAACTTGCCTACATCTTCACCAGTAAGTCAACCAGTTGAAAATGGCAGTTTCCCCCCTAATATTCACACAGAGGGTGCAAAGAAGGGTCATTCACTGAAACCGGTTGCACCGG CTCCTCTTCCAGTCATTTTGCCTAAAATTTCACCGAGTCAGCCACCTGAACATGGAAGCTTGCCTCCAACTATTAACGAGAGTAATTCCAGTGAGAGTCACAAACAGGATCCAGTTTCACAAG CTCCAGTTGCATTATCTCCTGCAACTTTGCCAGAAAATTCACCCAATGTTCATAACAGAACTGTAAATAAGGGTCTTGCTCACAGTCCAACCGCAGAGCCAGCATCACCAA ATTCTTTTGCATCCCCGCCATCAAAAATGGAAAATTACCAACCAGTAGGCCGTCCTGTTCTTCCAAAAGTAACTCCATCTATATCACCTG CACAAGTTACACCACCAAAAAGTGCATATCCAATAAATCCACCACCTTTCCACCCCGTTATACCAGCAGTATCTCCATCAAAATTACTAG CACCTGTTGTCTCTCCCACACTAACACCTTCCAGAAAATCTGATTGGAAAAGTAACGGCAAACCAGTTTCAGCACCTTTGTACAAAGCACCAAAGCCATTACCAGCTATAGTACATTCCCCTGTTCAAG TCCCAGTTGCGTCACCTCCTGTGAATTTGCCCGAAAATTCACCAGTTCGCCAACCTATTCATCAAGGAAGTTTAGCTCCCGTTGGTCATAACAAAACTGAAAATAAGGGTCATATTCACACCCAAGAGCCAGCATCACCAA ATTTTCTTGCATCCCCACCATGGAAAATGGAAAATAACAAATCAGTTGGCGGTCTTGTTTTTCCAGAAATAACTCCTTCCATATCACCTG CACAAGTTGCACCACCACCTTTCCACCCAGTTTCACCACCAACAGTATCTCCATCAAAATTGCCAG TACCTGTTGTTGTCTCTCCGGCAGTATCTGTTGTTGTCTCTCCGGCACTAACTCCTTCCAGAAGCTTCGATTGGAAACGAAGGGGAGAACCAGTTTCGGCACCATTGTACAAAGCACCTATGCCGCTACCAGCTGTAGTACATCCCCCTGTTCAAG CCCATGCTGTACATAATTCAAGGCAGTTTCATCATGCTCCTGCCCCTCCGGTGTCTCCTCCTAAATCTGCATCAGAAAAAGAATATCATTCTCCTGCATCTTCACCATTAACCACATCTTATAAACATCACTCTAGGAGTATAGCCACCAGCCCTGCTCCTACATCATCATATTCGGTTTCCCCTCCAACTTCAGAACACCAAG ATCACCAAATTCCTCCACCACTGCCGACAACGGAACGAACACAACATGCTTTGCCACCAGCAAACACAG GTTCTACACTTTCCTCACCAGCCAGCCAGGTTTCTCCGGCTCCTTCTCCTTGGTTCATAATATCTCCTCACCCAACCAAAA TTCTATTTCATCCTCCTAAAGTATCTCCTTTGCGATCTCCTGCGGAGAGTCCTAAGAAGCCAGTCCTGCCTCAAATTCACACACTGCCTCCACCACCTCCTAATGAAG ATTGTTTATCAACTATTTGTTCTGAGCCCTACACAAATTCTCCACCTGGAGCACCATGCAGATGTGTCCTTCCCATGAAAGTCGGTCTTCGCCTTGGTGTTTCTCTGTATACCTTCTTCCCTTTGGTTTCAGAGCTTGCTTCCGAGATTGCTGCAGGGGTTTTCATGACACAAAGTCAAGTTCGAATTATGGGAGCCGAAGCAGCAAGCCAAGATCCAGATAAAACTGATGCTCTCATTTTCTTGGTACCCATTGGGGAAGGCTTTGATCACACTACTGCCTTACTGAACTCTCAGAGATTTTGGCAGAAGAAGGTTGCAATAAAATCTTCTTACTTTGGTAGCTATGAAGTCTTGTATGTTATCTATCCAG GTTTACCACCATCTCCTCCTCTACCACCTTCAAGCATTTCGTCGATATACGGTGGTCCATATTCAAATAATGGTAACAATGGAAGAATGATAAAGCCCCTTGGGGTGGACATACAGAAGAGGCATCACAAAGATGGACTTAGTAGGGGCATCATTGCTATTATTGCTCTCTCGGTTTTTCTTGCTCTTGTTTTATTATTGGCTGCTGGTTGGGCCTTGTTCAAGTATAGACATCATGTAAGCCAGCCAACATCAACCCCGCGTGTTTCGCCACGTTCTGTTACCAAAACACAAG GAACTACTGAATCATTAGCAGCTGGGGGAATTGCTTCGGCCTCATCATCATTTCGATCTAGCATTGCTGCTTATAAAGGATCTGCTAAGACTTTCAGTGCGAACGACATTGAGAAAGCCAGCAATAACTTTAACGATTCAAGGATACTTGGAGAAGGTGGTTTTGGTCGGGTTTATAGTGGTATTTTTGAAGATGGGACAAAAGCAGCAATCAAGGTTCTCAAAAGGGAGGATCATCATGGTGACCGTGAATTCTTAGCTGAAGTTGAGATGCTTAGCCGCCTTCACCACAGAAATTTGGTTAAGCTTATTGGTATATGCACCGAGGTTAGCTTCCGCTGCCTCGTCTATGAACTCATCCCAAATGGCAGCGTGGAATCCCATTTACATG GTGTTGACAGGGAAAACAGTCCACTTGATTGGAGTGCTAGGATTAAGATCGCTCTCGGTGCTGCACGCGGTCTGGCTTATCTGCATGAAGATTCAAGCCCCCCTGTCATACACAGGGACTTCAAGTCTAGTAATATCTTGTTGGAAGATGATTTTACACCAAAAGTATCTGATTTTGGATTAGCTAGAATTGCGGCCGACGAAGAGAACAGACACATATCAACCCGTGTCATGGGAACTTTTGG ATATGTGGCTCCGGAGTATGCAATGACTGGCCATCTTCTTGTGAAGAGCGATGTGTACAGCTATGGTGTTGTTCTTCTTGAGCTTCTAACAGGAAGAAAACCAGTAGATATGTCGCAAGCACCCGGTCAAGAGAATCTGGTTGCATGGGCTCGTCCCTTACTCACAAGTAAAGAAGGATTGGAAGCGATAATAGACCCGTCTCTAGGGACTGATGTGCCTTGGGATAGTGTGGCCAAAGTTGCAGCCATTGCTTCAATGTGTGTTCAACCAGAGGTATCGGACCGTCCTTTCATGGGTGAAGTTGTTCAGGCTCTCAAACTTGTGAGTAATGAATGTGATGAGGCAAAAGAAGCAGGTACAAGAAATTCTAGCCAGGAGGATTTATCTCTTGATTTGGATAATGTTTCTAGTCAACTACCAGATCATTTCCAATTCCAACGCCAATTCTCTGCCGCCAACTATACTTCTGGAAGTGATATAGAAAAAGGTTTGTCATCATTTGAGATATTCAGCTCCTCAGCAAGATTTGGAAGGCAAGATTCCGGATCTTTTCGACGTCACTCCTATTCGGCTCCTTTGAGAACCGGAAGAAAGCAGCAGTTGTGGCAGGTTATTAGCCGGCTTTCGGGTAGTGTAAGTGAACATAGAACCATCTCCAAGTTATGA
- the LOC130968539 gene encoding uncharacterized protein LOC130968539 isoform X2, whose protein sequence is MGVGVVSSLIFQLVKLFIIGSVVTLQGSKGSVISPSPAFAPVIHPRGETLGPIHHGHWRSNAPSSPVDPDGFLLSPNPASLPMNPSPRTISPSSPEVSNGSFLPTPVSSPIPPHKIKGIEPSISPSSSPTTIALSPPNEAAPISATGQGNAPPLQSIQPSPPQRKAPPIRPPESSPISRAQPPNNSPASQPIEHGSFPPVVENRNASKSHTPNPISPAPTAVPSTNLPTSSPVSQPVENGSFPPNIHTEGAKKGHSLKPVAPAPLPVILPKISPSQPPEHGSLPPTINESNSSESHKQDPVSQVALSPATLPENSPNVHNRTVNKGLAHSPTAEPASPNSFASPPSKMENYQPVGRPVLPKVTPSISPAQVTPPKSAYPINPPPFHPVIPAVSPSKLLAPVVSPTLTPSRKSDWKSNGKPVSAPLYKAPKPLPAIVHSPVQVPVASPPVNLPENSPVRQPIHQGSLAPVGHNKTENKGHIHTQEPASPNFLASPPWKMENNKSVGGLVFPEITPSISPAQVAPPPFHPVSPPTVSPSKLPVPVVVSPAVSVVVSPALTPSRSFDWKRRGEPVSAPLYKAPMPLPAVVHPPVQAHAVHNSRQFHHAPAPPVSPPKSASEKEYHSPASSPLTTSYKHHSRSIATSPAPTSSYSVSPPTSEHQDHQIPPPLPTTERTQHALPPANTGSTLSSPASQVSPAPSPWFIISPHPTKILFHPPKVSPLRSPAESPKKPVLPQIHTLPPPPPNEDCLSTICSEPYTNSPPGAPCRCVLPMKVGLRLGVSLYTFFPLVSELASEIAAGVFMTQSQVRIMGAEAASQDPDKTDALIFLVPIGEGFDHTTALLNSQRFWQKKVAIKSSYFGSYEVLYVIYPGLPPSPPLPPSSISSIYGGPYSNNGNNGRMIKPLGVDIQKRHHKDGLSRGIIAIIALSVFLALVLLLAAGWALFKYRHHVSQPTSTPRVSPRSVTKTQGTTESLAAGGIASASSSFRSSIAAYKGSAKTFSANDIEKASNNFNDSRILGEGGFGRVYSGIFEDGTKAAIKVLKREDHHGDREFLAEVEMLSRLHHRNLVKLIGICTEVSFRCLVYELIPNGSVESHLHGVDRENSPLDWSARIKIALGAARGLAYLHEDSSPPVIHRDFKSSNILLEDDFTPKVSDFGLARIAADEENRHISTRVMGTFGYVAPEYAMTGHLLVKSDVYSYGVVLLELLTGRKPVDMSQAPGQENLVAWARPLLTSKEGLEAIIDPSLGTDVPWDSVAKVAAIASMCVQPEVSDRPFMGEVVQALKLVSNECDEAKEAGTRNSSQEDLSLDLDNVSSQLPDHFQFQRQFSAANYTSGSDIEKGLSSFEIFSSSARFGRQDSGSFRRHSYSAPLRTGRKQQLWQVISRLSGSVSEHRTISKL, encoded by the exons ATGGGGGTGGGGGTAGTTTCGTCATTGATTTTTCAGCTGGTGAAGCTCTTCATCATTGGCTCTGTTGTGACACTGCAAGGATCCAAAG GGTCTGTTATATCCCCATCTCCGGCATTCGCTCCGGTCATTCATCCCAGAGGAGAAACACTTGGGCCTATCCATCATGGACACTGGAGAAGCAATGCACCGAGCTCCCCAGTGGATCCAGATG GGTTTCTCCTATCCCCAAATCCAGCATCTTTgcccatgaatccttcacctagAACCATTTCTCCGAGCTCTCCAGAAGTATCAAATG GGTCGTTCTTGCCTACTCCAGTTTCATCTCCTATTCCTCCTCATAAGATTAAGGGAATTGAACCATCCATATCTCCCAGTAGTAGTCCAACCACCATAGCATTATCACCACCGAACGAGGCTGCGCCTATATCGGCAACTGGTCAAGGGAATGCACCACCACTGCAATCAATACAACCAAGTCCACCTCAAAGGAAAGCACCTCCTATTAGGCCTCCTGAATCATCTCCAATTTCTAGAG CTCAACCTCCAAATAATTCGCCAGCGAGCCAACCAATCGAACACGGAAGTTTTCCCCCTGTGGTTGAGAATAGGAATGCTAGCAAGAGTCACACCCCGAATCCAATTTCACCAG CTCCAACTGCAGTACCATCTACCAACTTGCCTACATCTTCACCAGTAAGTCAACCAGTTGAAAATGGCAGTTTCCCCCCTAATATTCACACAGAGGGTGCAAAGAAGGGTCATTCACTGAAACCGGTTGCACCGG CTCCTCTTCCAGTCATTTTGCCTAAAATTTCACCGAGTCAGCCACCTGAACATGGAAGCTTGCCTCCAACTATTAACGAGAGTAATTCCAGTGAGAGTCACAAACAGGATCCAGTTTCACAAG TTGCATTATCTCCTGCAACTTTGCCAGAAAATTCACCCAATGTTCATAACAGAACTGTAAATAAGGGTCTTGCTCACAGTCCAACCGCAGAGCCAGCATCACCAA ATTCTTTTGCATCCCCGCCATCAAAAATGGAAAATTACCAACCAGTAGGCCGTCCTGTTCTTCCAAAAGTAACTCCATCTATATCACCTG CACAAGTTACACCACCAAAAAGTGCATATCCAATAAATCCACCACCTTTCCACCCCGTTATACCAGCAGTATCTCCATCAAAATTACTAG CACCTGTTGTCTCTCCCACACTAACACCTTCCAGAAAATCTGATTGGAAAAGTAACGGCAAACCAGTTTCAGCACCTTTGTACAAAGCACCAAAGCCATTACCAGCTATAGTACATTCCCCTGTTCAAG TCCCAGTTGCGTCACCTCCTGTGAATTTGCCCGAAAATTCACCAGTTCGCCAACCTATTCATCAAGGAAGTTTAGCTCCCGTTGGTCATAACAAAACTGAAAATAAGGGTCATATTCACACCCAAGAGCCAGCATCACCAA ATTTTCTTGCATCCCCACCATGGAAAATGGAAAATAACAAATCAGTTGGCGGTCTTGTTTTTCCAGAAATAACTCCTTCCATATCACCTG CACAAGTTGCACCACCACCTTTCCACCCAGTTTCACCACCAACAGTATCTCCATCAAAATTGCCAG TACCTGTTGTTGTCTCTCCGGCAGTATCTGTTGTTGTCTCTCCGGCACTAACTCCTTCCAGAAGCTTCGATTGGAAACGAAGGGGAGAACCAGTTTCGGCACCATTGTACAAAGCACCTATGCCGCTACCAGCTGTAGTACATCCCCCTGTTCAAG CCCATGCTGTACATAATTCAAGGCAGTTTCATCATGCTCCTGCCCCTCCGGTGTCTCCTCCTAAATCTGCATCAGAAAAAGAATATCATTCTCCTGCATCTTCACCATTAACCACATCTTATAAACATCACTCTAGGAGTATAGCCACCAGCCCTGCTCCTACATCATCATATTCGGTTTCCCCTCCAACTTCAGAACACCAAG ATCACCAAATTCCTCCACCACTGCCGACAACGGAACGAACACAACATGCTTTGCCACCAGCAAACACAG GTTCTACACTTTCCTCACCAGCCAGCCAGGTTTCTCCGGCTCCTTCTCCTTGGTTCATAATATCTCCTCACCCAACCAAAA TTCTATTTCATCCTCCTAAAGTATCTCCTTTGCGATCTCCTGCGGAGAGTCCTAAGAAGCCAGTCCTGCCTCAAATTCACACACTGCCTCCACCACCTCCTAATGAAG ATTGTTTATCAACTATTTGTTCTGAGCCCTACACAAATTCTCCACCTGGAGCACCATGCAGATGTGTCCTTCCCATGAAAGTCGGTCTTCGCCTTGGTGTTTCTCTGTATACCTTCTTCCCTTTGGTTTCAGAGCTTGCTTCCGAGATTGCTGCAGGGGTTTTCATGACACAAAGTCAAGTTCGAATTATGGGAGCCGAAGCAGCAAGCCAAGATCCAGATAAAACTGATGCTCTCATTTTCTTGGTACCCATTGGGGAAGGCTTTGATCACACTACTGCCTTACTGAACTCTCAGAGATTTTGGCAGAAGAAGGTTGCAATAAAATCTTCTTACTTTGGTAGCTATGAAGTCTTGTATGTTATCTATCCAG GTTTACCACCATCTCCTCCTCTACCACCTTCAAGCATTTCGTCGATATACGGTGGTCCATATTCAAATAATGGTAACAATGGAAGAATGATAAAGCCCCTTGGGGTGGACATACAGAAGAGGCATCACAAAGATGGACTTAGTAGGGGCATCATTGCTATTATTGCTCTCTCGGTTTTTCTTGCTCTTGTTTTATTATTGGCTGCTGGTTGGGCCTTGTTCAAGTATAGACATCATGTAAGCCAGCCAACATCAACCCCGCGTGTTTCGCCACGTTCTGTTACCAAAACACAAG GAACTACTGAATCATTAGCAGCTGGGGGAATTGCTTCGGCCTCATCATCATTTCGATCTAGCATTGCTGCTTATAAAGGATCTGCTAAGACTTTCAGTGCGAACGACATTGAGAAAGCCAGCAATAACTTTAACGATTCAAGGATACTTGGAGAAGGTGGTTTTGGTCGGGTTTATAGTGGTATTTTTGAAGATGGGACAAAAGCAGCAATCAAGGTTCTCAAAAGGGAGGATCATCATGGTGACCGTGAATTCTTAGCTGAAGTTGAGATGCTTAGCCGCCTTCACCACAGAAATTTGGTTAAGCTTATTGGTATATGCACCGAGGTTAGCTTCCGCTGCCTCGTCTATGAACTCATCCCAAATGGCAGCGTGGAATCCCATTTACATG GTGTTGACAGGGAAAACAGTCCACTTGATTGGAGTGCTAGGATTAAGATCGCTCTCGGTGCTGCACGCGGTCTGGCTTATCTGCATGAAGATTCAAGCCCCCCTGTCATACACAGGGACTTCAAGTCTAGTAATATCTTGTTGGAAGATGATTTTACACCAAAAGTATCTGATTTTGGATTAGCTAGAATTGCGGCCGACGAAGAGAACAGACACATATCAACCCGTGTCATGGGAACTTTTGG ATATGTGGCTCCGGAGTATGCAATGACTGGCCATCTTCTTGTGAAGAGCGATGTGTACAGCTATGGTGTTGTTCTTCTTGAGCTTCTAACAGGAAGAAAACCAGTAGATATGTCGCAAGCACCCGGTCAAGAGAATCTGGTTGCATGGGCTCGTCCCTTACTCACAAGTAAAGAAGGATTGGAAGCGATAATAGACCCGTCTCTAGGGACTGATGTGCCTTGGGATAGTGTGGCCAAAGTTGCAGCCATTGCTTCAATGTGTGTTCAACCAGAGGTATCGGACCGTCCTTTCATGGGTGAAGTTGTTCAGGCTCTCAAACTTGTGAGTAATGAATGTGATGAGGCAAAAGAAGCAGGTACAAGAAATTCTAGCCAGGAGGATTTATCTCTTGATTTGGATAATGTTTCTAGTCAACTACCAGATCATTTCCAATTCCAACGCCAATTCTCTGCCGCCAACTATACTTCTGGAAGTGATATAGAAAAAGGTTTGTCATCATTTGAGATATTCAGCTCCTCAGCAAGATTTGGAAGGCAAGATTCCGGATCTTTTCGACGTCACTCCTATTCGGCTCCTTTGAGAACCGGAAGAAAGCAGCAGTTGTGGCAGGTTATTAGCCGGCTTTCGGGTAGTGTAAGTGAACATAGAACCATCTCCAAGTTATGA